The DNA region AACACGATTAGCATCTTCTATGCATCCACACTTAGCATACATCATCACAAGGGAATTATCCACAGATAGAGAAGATCCAAGGCCAGATTTCAGAAGGGTTGCATGAACTTGTTTCCCAAATTCCAAAACTGTCAGTTCTCCACTGGAACTCAAAATGCTGGCAAGAATAATTTCATCAGGACATATACCTGTGATCTTCATGTCACGGAAAAATTTAAGGGCTTCTTCATAATAGCCATTGTGTGCATATCCTGTAACCAAGGAGGTCCAGGAGATTACATCCTTGTCTTGCATATGGTTAAACAACATAACTGCACAATCTAGTCGTCTCAACTTAGCATACATGTCAAGGAGTGCATTTTTCACCAGCTTGTAATCCTCAAATCCAGTTTTCACGATTAAACCATGGACAGAGACTGCATTTTTCTTATCCATATTGGAAGCAAAACAGTTTAAAACAGAAGGGAAAGTAAAATCATCTATCTTCATTTCTCTTGCATGCATTTTCTTGAACAAAGACAGAGCTTCCTCTTTGTACCCATGCTTCACACACCCAACTATCATGGAGTTCCAAGAAACCACATCATCAACCTCCATACTCACTAACAACTTCCTTGCACTATTCAAATCCCTGCATTTAGCATACATATCAACCAATGCACTTTGAACAAAAATGTTGGCTCCAAAACCACTCCTAACTATACAACCATGCACCTGTTCTCCAAAATCATAGGCTGAAACAGCTGCACATGCCGTCAATATACCAGGGAAAGTGTATTGATTACACTCAACACCTTCAGCTTTCATGTCTCGGAAACACTCAATTGCTCTAAACCCGTAACCGTTTTGAGAATATCCAGTTACCATGGTAGTCCAGGTCACATGATTCTTCTCATCAGGCatcattttaaagatatattcgGCTTCCAAAATGCGCTTGCACTTTGCATACATGTCAACAAGACCAGTAACAACAAAAACATCAGAATCAAAACAAGTCTTTAAAACATACCCATGAATCTGTTCTCCTCTCTGAAGCAAACCCTTTAAAGAGCACAACCTAAGAATGCTACCCATGGTGTACTGGCTAGGTTTTTGTCCCTCAATCAGCATTTTCCAAAACAACTCAAATGCTTCAATATCACATCCGCATTGACAATACCCAGATATGAGAGAAGACCATGTGATGGATTTCTTTAATGGGATCTCATTAAATAGAATTTTAGCGTCATCTAATCTTCCTGAATTGGCATAACCAGAAATCATCGTGTTCCAGGTAAATTCATCTCTATCGGACATTTTGTCAAACAGGTCTCTTGCTTCATCTATTCGACCCGATTTAGATAAATCATTCAATACCCGGTTCAATTCAAACGTAGACTGAGTGATACTTACAGCATTATGGACGTAACGAACTAATTCAAAGAGCTTGTTTCGAGAGTAGCAAGacaaatttagaaatttgaaattgaatttgaacataACCGCCACTTTTTCTAGCGGGTTAAGAACATAAATTCACAATCAAGGAGAGTACTATCATCCAAAAACCTGGGTCCTTGTGTGTCAGAGAGGTGACTTCAGGCCTTGGTTCGAAGCAACTTGGCGGAAACTTAGTCGGGTCCATTCAAATAAAGGTGTCGATTTTTGGCATCATTTCCAATCGGGTACTTATTTGTTGCCGTActtttgtttacaaaatttaaaattatgttttggtattttgttATTGACTATAAACCCTCCTGCCACCTTAGTCACCCCCTTCACACTGTCCACCATTatccgattttttttttttttttaaggttactTACTCATGTACCATAAGCTATATACTCCGCCACAAGTGGCCCGTGtcggggatattaattaaaataggcacctGCATCTCcgtctaaacctttttcggcaataATTACtccgttttacctttttaagcaaaccaactgtttcattccaaaaatacccttcttctGATTTTTCAAACGCAACGCTTACGTTCCGCCGATTAATTCATtacttttcaataaaatcattaatattaaattatctgaaataaataaaatttataaattaaaaaagagatcaatatttataaattattttattcttatatataaaaaataatggatatataaaaaataatacgtttttctttaaattacctgtaatgaaaaatagatgaaattttatttttataaaataattgatttttatatataaaagataatagatatatttaaaacGATACCTTGTGcgttttattttcaaacagaTTGCGCTGAAGAGATGCAGGAAACAAAGAAAGGGGTGCTTTGAAACCTTGGGAAAAATTGAGAAAGGGTGCGGAAATGGTCgttaatttggaaaggggtgcagaAACTTAGcgaaaatttgagaaagggtgcggaaatggtggataatttggaaaggggtgcggcaaaccatcaaagggtgcggcaaaccgtgaaagggtgcgtggaaggtgTGAAAATTGCGGAAAAGGTGCAGCGgcaattgctgaaagggtgcggcaatggCTGAAAGGGTAcggcaatttctgaaagggtgcagcaGTTTCTAAAAGGGTGCGAAAATTACCGAAAGGGTATgttaatttctgaaagggtgcggtagTTTCTGAAATGGTGCGGCAATTGACAAAAAAAGTatggcaatttctgaaagggtgcgggaagtgtcaaaagggtgcgggaattattGAAAGGGTGCGGCCGTTTAtaaaagggtgcgagaattgcCGAAATGGTGCGGGAATTACTGAAAGAGTATGTTAATTTCTGAAAAGTTTCTGAAATGGTGCGGCAATTGACAAAAAAGTATGGTAATTTCTTAAAGGGTGcggcagtttctgaaagggtgcgggaattactaaaagggtgcggcattttctgaaagggtgcgggaattactgaaagggtgcggcattttctgaaagggtgcgggaaatacTAAAATGGTGCGGCAGGGTGCGTATGTTTATGAAAGAGTGCGGCAAACTGAAAGAGTGCgagaaagggtgcgggaattactgaaagggtaTGGCAATCCCGAAAAGGGTGCGGTAGTTTCTGAAAGGCTGCGGCAATTGGCCAAAATATatggcaatttctgaaagggtgtggccgtttctgaaagggtgcgggaaatacTAAAATGGTGCGACAGTTTTTAAAAGGGTGCGGGATTTGTCAAAATGGTGCGAAATTGCTAAAACGGTGCGTccgtttctgaaagggtgcggcaattaccgaaagggtgcgggaaattttagaaagggtgcggcaagcaTTATAGGCACGTTGAAGGTGTAGGAATTGCTTAACGGGTGCATGGAAGTGTGCGAATGGGTGCGTCGATGGGTGCGTGGATGGGTGCATTGCATTATAATCTAACGGTTGCGTGAAAACCCTAATGTTCAAActtgtgcatgcatgcacaacttatcatttttaattttaaacctttattaatttattttttaattttagaaaattttatttat from Mangifera indica cultivar Alphonso chromosome 8, CATAS_Mindica_2.1, whole genome shotgun sequence includes:
- the LOC123223592 gene encoding pentatricopeptide repeat-containing protein At2g03880, mitochondrial; translation: MFKFNFKFLNLSCYSRNKLFELVRYVHNAVSITQSTFELNRVLNDLSKSGRIDEARDLFDKMSDRDEFTWNTMISGYANSGRLDDAKILFNEIPLKKSITWSSLISGYCQCGCDIEAFELFWKMLIEGQKPSQYTMGSILRLCSLKGLLQRGEQIHGYVLKTCFDSDVFVVTGLVDMYAKCKRILEAEYIFKMMPDEKNHVTWTTMVTGYSQNGYGFRAIECFRDMKAEGVECNQYTFPGILTACAAVSAYDFGEQVHGCIVRSGFGANIFVQSALVDMYAKCRDLNSARKLLVSMEVDDVVSWNSMIVGCVKHGYKEEALSLFKKMHAREMKIDDFTFPSVLNCFASNMDKKNAVSVHGLIVKTGFEDYKLVKNALLDMYAKLRRLDCAVMLFNHMQDKDVISWTSLVTGYAHNGYYEEALKFFRDMKITGICPDEIILASILSSSGELTVLEFGKQVHATLLKSGLGSSLSVDNSLVMMYAKCGCIEDANRVFESMRSRDVITWTALIVGYAQNGKGKDSLKFYHQMLASGIKPDFVTFIGLLFACSHAGLEENARQYFESMEKVYHIKPGPEHYACIIDLLGRSGKLNEAKELLEQMVVEPDATVWKALLSACRVHGNLELGERAARKLCQLEPMKAFPYILLSNMYSAAGKWEDAAKIRKLMKSRGIAKEPGCSWVEMNSQVHIFTSEDREHPMTAQIYSKIDEIMILIKEVGYVPDMNFALHDMDKENKELGLAYHSEKLAIAFALLTVPKGAPIRIFKNLRVCGDCHTAMKCISGVYLRHIILRDSNRFHHFKGGKCSCGDYW